One stretch of Rhinatrema bivittatum chromosome 8, aRhiBiv1.1, whole genome shotgun sequence DNA includes these proteins:
- the LOC115098303 gene encoding uncharacterized protein LOC115098303, whose amino-acid sequence MQWSRACHLPPEHCTVAPSLLRWLWVGYGVVTAVCCFGTIALAAVCPEWEEEGPLFARQTPSLPPMSPCTIHCAAQTYYRLLRSRRRISVLFSEALQGPGDQFCWFRSLSCKKGERLTKAFVVLEVALPPEGHLVPFQLLVTLPIRTWRLRPQQEESKFLGQGCGARFEVTKPFLAAESTAEFCVKTVCRGQPMCDSLRPLLKCPPFLVTRWRSPSQSNGLPQGLHQTDELQTVEPRR is encoded by the exons ATGCAGTGGTCccgtgcctgccacctgcctccagAGCACTGCACCGTGGCCCCCTCTCTCTTGAGATGGCTGTGGGTGGGGTACGGCGTGGTGACCGCTGTCTGCTGCTTTGGCACTATAGCCCTGGCAGCTGTGTGCCCAGAGTGGGAAGAAGAGGGCCCTCTCTTTGCCAGGCAGACTCCCAGTCTTCCACCGATGAGCCCTTGTACAATTCACTGTGCAGCACAGACATACTACAGGCtgctgaggagcaggaggaggatcaGTGTCCTGTTCAGTGAAGCCTTGCAAG GTCCAGGCGATCAGTTCTGTTGGTTCCGAAGCCTGAGTTGTAAGAAAGGGGAAAGGCTGACAAAGGCCTTTGTGGTCCTTGAAGTGGCTCTGCCACCCGAGGGTCATCTTGTACCCTTCCAGCTTCTTGTCACCTTGCCTATTAGGACGTGGCGACTGAGGCCCCAGCAGGAGGAATCCAAGTTCTTGGGCCAGGGATGCGGGGCCAGGTTCGAGGTGACAAAGCCCTTTCTGGCCGCGGAGAGCACAGCTGAGTTCTGCGTGAAGACAGTCTGCCGGGGCCAGCCCATGTGCGACTCCCTCAGACCGCTGCTAAAATGCCCGCCCTTCCTGGTAACACGCTGGCGAAGCCCATCCCAGTCAAATGGGTTGCCGCAGGGCTTGCACCAGACTGATGAACTACAGACGGTGGAGCCTAGGCGCTGA